The nucleotide sequence acgaAAGAAGAGTCAGTTTCACTTAAAACTGTTCTTAATGAAGCAATGAAAAttgctaaaatttattaaatcatGACCCTTAAATACAtgtcttttaaatattctctGGGTGTCCACCAGTCTCCATAGAGTgtacagctcttgatctcagggttgtgagtacgagccccacattagatgtagagattacttaaaaattaaaaaaaaaaaatctgttaggggtgcctgggtggctcagtcatttaagtgtccagCTCGTGACCTCAGCTcatttcttgatctcagggttgtgagttcaagcctcaccttaggctccacgctgggcgtggaacctacttacaaacaaaaatattattgaaaaaaaatattctctgttATTAAATGGGAAGTACTGTACTGCATGCACTGCATACTGTACTCTTATGCACCACTGAGTTACGagctgtacaattttttttttcatggaagacCATTTTCGCTTGAAATAATAACTTGACAGATAAACTGTGGTTGTTAAGACTTTGTTATTTGGCAgactttttttctaattcaaacCAACTAAGCCTGCTCCTTTGAGGAAAACAATGGAGAGTACTTGtgactcattttaaaatttgaactttTCAGTGAAAATTAGGATTTTAGAAAACTTATATGCACTACCCTGAGTTTGACAGAATCCAATAAGTTTTTCTGACAttaacaaataaaacttttaatattatataatggaTTGTATCAATATTTGACAGATCAATATAATCCAATGAGCCAGTGTTTTCCAGATGACCAAAGAAGGAGGTTATAAAACTATATATGGGTAGAAGAGCCATTCATAGTGCAGGTAGATTAATACACTTTAATGTGATTGAATTCATTGATATAGTTTCATATTCTACATTACAACTACCACTTAAGAAAATACTACTTGTTGAGTTTTGGTGTAGTCTCAAATTATgtgaaaaggctattaaaatgCTGCTATCTTTCACAACCACATATCTGGGTCAGgccagattttcttcatatattttaaccAAAACAACATATTGCCAATagaagcagatatgagaatccAGATGTCTTCTATAAAACCACTTttaagagatttgcaaaaacatgaaaaaagccACTCTTTCACTAActtttttccttccataaatACAGTaatatgtctttctttttttttttttaagattttgtttatttatttgatggagactCAATGagaaggggaacacaagcagatagtgggagaaggagaagcaggcttcacactgagcagggagcctaatgcggggctcgatcctagaaccctggagtcatgacctgagctgaaggcaaacgcttaatgactgagccacccaggtggccctgaagttacttttcataaaaatatactatTGATGTTAACATAATGggccaattattttttaatcaattggtaagtattttataaatttctcaGTCTTATTTCTAATGAGATAGTATCAATAGACATAATCcatataaacaaaagctctttggagATGTCAGTTTCAAGAGTGAAATCGATCTTGTGATCAaaaggtttgagaaccactggcatGATTTGAGCAAAACCATTGCTGGCTGCCTATCTAGTTTGCCCTAGGGATGCTCTGTTCTATTCCCTGTCTGCTTAGCTCTTCCGTCAGGACCTTCCACTGCATCCAACTTGCTGCTCATCACTGTAGTGTACCAACCTCTGGCTTCTATTAGTTCATGGTCCTATCACCCCCCATCACTATCAAAGAGCCAGTTCTGTAATGGCCTCTTGCTGCCAGACCTGACTTTCAGAGGACAGCCAAACAGCTTCTCCCAGTGTGTTCCTCTTTGCTTTGATAACCAGAGTATCCTATGGGCCTTCCTGCAGGACTGGCGTGGGTTTCTGGCCTTACACAGAGTACCGACCATAGCAGGCTCACTTCTCTGAGCTTTCCAAAGCCTTCTTCCATCCTCTGCTATGGCAGTTCTGGCATTTCCTTTTCCCTTGGCTGAccattgcctttctctgtctcccaggATCCTTGTCAGGGTACAAAATCCTATTTCACCTGAGAGTGCTCCCATATCAAtaaactctccttttttttttttttttttaaacttaatattcCAGTTCAGCTCCCCACGGATCCAGCCTACACACCCTCTCCTGGCTCCTACCACTCCATGTTGGCCACTTTTGtagctgcttttgtagcttgcccaTATCGCCCTCTTCCTTCCCTAGCATGCCTCTGAACATCCCTGGCAGAGTAGAGCAGGGGTCAGAACCCCCTAGGGTCAGAAGGACTCACGTTTGAATTCTatctagctatgtgaccttgagcaacttACTTAACTTCTTTGAGGCTGTTTCTTCATCTCAAAAATGGAGATAAAGAGTAATTGCTTTCTAGATTGTTGTGAGACAAATGAGATGAGGAAAGGAAGGGCTAAATCTGGAGCCAGCACATAATAAGGGCAAGGATATTGCTACTGTTACAATGGGTCAGAACTTTCTAAAGCTTAAAAGGCTGCCTTATAGAGCGGACAATAAGGTACACTATCAGGGATACTGTCTTAGCTGCTGCTGAGAGGGCGCCATAGAGATGTTGTGGAGAAGGTTCTAGGGCCCTTGGGGGTATAACAAAAGATGACCTTTGGGACCCATTCTGTCCCCAAGCTGCCttgattttctgatttctctgacTGCTTACTCTTGGTTGGGGAGAGGCACTTAGAGAAGCATGTTCACTTTCAGGCCACTAGGGGGCCATTGAGTTGACTGCAACAGGAATACACTAATGGTTTCTTAATGGCTCAGGCACCAGGGAGATCAGGCTCAATTATATCTGAAAGCATTTTGAGTTCCTAGGGTAAAAGACACTCTGTAAATCCAGATAATAAATAGGGCTTATTGATGACAGGTTAAAGAATCTGGCACTGTTTCGTTTGGAGAAAAATAGGGTGAGAAGAATTGAATAAGggctttgaatatatttattccTTAGCATAGAAAAACGTGACATGCTGTTTTCCTACCCCACTGGGAACCAAGCAAGAGGAAAGTTTACTTTGCAACAGAAGAAACATGGAGTACActcaagaaagagaatggaaGGAGGCTTTGGGCTGGCCTTACTTGGAACCTTCCAAAATAATTCACCTTGGTATAGTTGACCTGATCAGTTCTGCCAGGAAGACCAGAAAGCAGGCAAGAGAAGAGAGGACAACTTGGAGAGACAATTCAGAGATTTTAACTTCACAGGCCTCTCTGCTGGGTGAGCTGGGAACAACCTAGGAGCAGGACAGAGAAGGAGTGGTGGTCTTTTCCCCTAACAGCccacaaaaagaaattaacactCCAAATTTCCGATGTCCTTAAAATTTCTCAGAGAGTACAAAGGCAAGCTAGGCTATTCCTGGAAATAGCATGCAATTGACCACTGCTAGTGGCAGACTCACACCTGCGTctcaggaatgagagagagaggggctgaGTTACAGGCCCATGGTTTAAGCAGCTGATCAAGAACCTCAGCTCTGGTAGCCCTTGGCCTCTGTTTGGCTGAGGTCGTGGGCAGGAATGCTGGGGAGGAGCTTCCTTATAAAGGCACAGGTGTCTGGAAGGCAAAGATTCttgtggaggaggaaggaaaatgggaagggcagagagggtcCTGTCCCACAGAGTCAGGAGCCAGGAGTCAGTCTCACACATGAAGGGGGCCTGTGTCACACACAGGATCCCATCACCACTACAGCCCTCTCCCCGACACACCATCCACAGGCACAGTCTCACATAcccactaagacacccaggcagcCTGCACACCCAGCTCCAGGAACACAGGAAGTAGAATTCAGGGAGGAGGGAACCATGAATTCTGGAAAGCCTTCtacagagggagtggggagaacagaaagctggagagaggagggcagaaggaCCAGGGAGGCACAGGGGAAAGCAGCTACTGAGACTCCGAGCTAAGTGAGGGGATGTCATCACCTTGGTGAGGGGATGTCAACAACAGCCCAGACCCCCAGGCCCAGAGGGAATCAGAGAGCAGAAATTTTCTGAGAGCCACCGTTTCAGTGCACCTCCTTGAGTCCAAAGCTGGGAGTCGGAAGTCCCCCAAAAGCGGGATCTGGGACCTGTTGCGAACTTGGGGACTAAGATGGGAGGCGAGTCTGGAGAGCCCACCTTAGCACGGGGTTCTGTCCCAGAAACTTTAAAAAGGTCTGCGCACCGTGACCCGGGCTCTAAGAGAACGAGGGAGAAAATCGGGAAGATTTCACAAAAGCCCCAAACCCCAGCCGCGGCCAAAGacggtgggggaggagaggagaggacgCGATCAGTTGATCAGTTGTGACCGCAGTGAGTATTCCAGGCTCCTTAGCTGCCTGGGTGGGATGTGGGCCAGGCCCACTAGGAGTGAAGGGGTCCAGGAGACCCGCTCCTAAGGTACATGGAGCGGGGTATGAGCCGAGAGCATAAGCGTGTTATCGCCCCCACTTTGTGGGGCGCAGGCTTGAGGAACGCAGCCCTTGCTGCCGTTCCATCTGTCACTTCGGACAGTCTGGAGCGGAGGGTAGAGGCGCCAGAGTTGACAGCTCCTTGCTCAGACCGCCCCCCCACACTCCCTTTCCAGTTCCGCACTCCGCCCCAAACTGCGCCGTTCCCCTTTTAAAGAAGCGCCCCGGGCTCTCATCCTCGTCGCGCCAGCCCGCGCTGGGCTGCGGCGCCGTTGCCCTTTTAAGAACCAGCCTCCTTTAACTCTCTCCTAACGGGGCGTCCCGGCGGGGCTCGCGGCGCCCGACAGAAGCCCGCCTCCCGCGCGGCACTTCCGGACCCCGGTGTCGCCCTTTTAAGAGGCAGCCCCCAGCAGCGTTCCCCCCGCCCCCTGGTGCCGGCGCGCGAGGTGGGGGAGCCGTGCTGGAGCGGAGCGCGCCGTCCGCGCGGCCACTGGAGACCGGGCGGCCGGCGGCCGGGcaggcggcggcagcagcagcggaTGGGGACGCGGAGCCGGGCGGCTGTGGCGGCTGTGGCTGTGGCGGCGGCGGGGAAGCAGCTGacgggccggcggcggcggcggcgctggcGGCAGTGACTGGTCCAGGCCCCGGCGGCGGCTGCAGCGACGCGGTGGAGGGCTGCGGGCGGGCAGCGTGAGGAGCGGCGGCGGAGCGCGGAGCTGCCGGGAGCGGAGGGCGCCGGGCCGCCCCTTGTCCAGTCCTCGCAGGCCGCCAGGCCCCCTCCAGCCGGGGCCGTGGAGCACCGGGGCAAAGGCCGGGGGCCCCTCATGAAGGAGCGCGACGCGGCCCCGGCCGAGCGGGGCAAGCCGGCCACCTACACCGGGGACAAGAAGGCGAAGATGGCGGCCAAGACCAACAAGAAGTGGGTCCGGCTCGCCACCGTGTTCGCCTACGTGCTCTCCGTGTCGCTGGCCGCCATCGTGCTCGCCGTCTACTACAGCCTCATCTGGCAGCCGGTGGGCGCCGGGACCTCGGGGGGAGCCGCCGGCCCGCCCCCCGGCGGCTCCAACGCCACCGGCCCGTCCGGGACttcgggggcggcggcggggcccaATGCCACGGGGTCGTCCCGCCGCGAGGCACCGCGCGACGCGCCCCCGCTGCAGGCGGCGCGGCCCATGCCTCCGGAGCCCTCTGCCGACAGTCCCCTGGCCGGGCCGCTGGAGCGGCCTCGGGGGCTGGAAGAGGACGAGGAGGAAGCGGCGGCGGCGCCGGGGAGTCGTTGAACCCCTGTGCGCCAGGGGCGGCCGGGAACAAGTCTCCCCTCCCCAAGCCCGGAGGCAGGACTTTGCAGCAGGATGGGGCGGGGAGCCCGCGGGAGTGACCCCCACGGGAGTGAACGCCCTCCCTTCCCCGCAACGATCGCCAGCTCGCCCCGGGAGCGGGTGGCCTACAGCCCGATCTTCAGCCAAGGGACCACGATTCGCCGGGGGCTCGGGGTTTGGTCTTCCCAGGACCGTGCTGCGCCAGGGCCCTGAGCCATAaagggaatggggggaggggtggggagatccCTGCTCCGAACCCTTTTTCGCCGCTAGCTCTTGTGTATCCTATGTGCACGAGTGACTCGGGCTTTCCCCCAAGactcaggggaaggagggagctaTAGGGGCTCTTTAATAAGCTGAAGCTCTCGCAAGGAGGGCACCAAAAGTAGTGGAGCTCAGGTACGTCAACCTAGTTGCAGTGGCCACAGATGCATTTAATTTATCCATCCCTGTATATAGTTGTTGACATATGCACTAGAAGCTATAATTACACAGAACTGTATGTATCCTCCCACAACCCTGGGTAGCTACCCACTGATGGGGTCATGCAAGGGCTATTTGCTGGCCCCCAAAGTGCAGCTAGCCAGAAGGGCACAAacactgttggtttttttttcatcACCCATTCTATTCCCCTTACTTCAGAAAGATAGGTTTATGACCCAAAAGAGTATAATCATCCTTAGACTTGAAAGGACAGTGGAAAACCTTAGAAGTAGAAGCCGTTTCGGGAGGGTGGAGAACGAACTAAtcccctcctcttcccacccTAGTGCCCCCACGGAAGAGGCTTCCTGTTGCGGCCCTGACTATCTGGATATGggccagggaagaaggaaggggtaaGAGCAATGCCTCTGTGCTTCAGTCCTTGGCCTTCTCACAGAGTTCTTTTAGGAAGAGCAAGCTTTTGTAAGTAGAGTGGCTcacaagtgtttttattttattgtccacTCCTCAAGATCTTGTCTTGTTCCAGTAATCACccttgcctgccttcttccctgagCCTGTGACAGTATAGCCCTTCAATTAGGCTGAAATCTGTGTGAAACCAGAGCTCTGAGCACATTTTCTGGTTTTGCGTTGTATTCACAGAACCAGAAAGGCTTAAAGGTGGGCTTCAAGCTCAGGATTGTGCTGTGATAGCCAGTTAATAGACCAGCCATGGGAAATTTACCTTGGTTTGTCTTTACCTCTCCTGATAAACCCTACTTACACGCAGCCTATACTTTGACGGAGATGAGAAACACCAAGGAAAGTGACATCTGTATAGTTCTGGGATAGCAAGAATTATACATCCTCAATttggatttcatttccttctgccaCTTGTTTTTAGGCAATGAGTGTGGGTAGTGACAAGATATCAAACCCCTTAGTGTTTCCTTTTTGGGAAATTaggcactttaaaaaaacaaaaagacaaaaacttatCCACCTGAGTCCTAAAACAGTTTGTCTCCAGTTTTCTGGCCTACACTCTAGTTAGCTCTGATCCAAGTTTACAGAACCACAAGTCTTGCTTTAAGCCATGTTGCGGGCAAGGTAACAGCAGCTGAGCTGGTATAGCCTAGGAGCAGGCTGGTAGCACCCCCAGGGTGTCTTGGCTGGAGGAGATTTCTGAGCAGCTGATGTGACTTTGGTCATTAGGAAGCCTTTGaggcctttttaaatttttggtgggtgtctgggggtggggaagaaacaTAAAATGCCACTTTATAACTCCAATAATAGcctgtaatttatatttattgtgtgAATTTTTAGtcttctattttaataatttgtaaatTGATCTCTTATTCTAAGAATCCTTTGAATTTGCAGGAGGACATCTGGGAATctagtcccctgtccccatcCCTGCATTCTGGACTGTTGAATCCACTTTGAGATGGATCAAAGAGTCTAGAGAGACCACTCGTAGGTCCAGCTGCTGGCCTCCTGACTCTAAAGCCTTCACTGGAATTGGGACATTAGCTCCAGCTCTAGCTGTGAACATGACCAGAGACATTATTTATAATTCAGCCATTTAAGATATACCTGTCCTCAAAAAGtcctgtatattttttaaaagttttatttttcaggtgaACAAAAATACATTCTAAGAACTCTACATAAGCCTGTGTAAGTTGACCATTTCTTTTTCGTACTCCTTGGGGAAGGAGTAGAGGTTGGAAGAAGAGATGGTCTGCGAGGTGGTGGATGGATGTTGATGAATAGGTATAGGAGGAAAAAGTAATTGCTCTGATGTTCTCTGTGCCTGATGGCCTGACGGAATTGATTAGTGAAGGGTAACAGGAATGCATCTTAGTCGGGAAGCAATCATAGGGTCAGATGAACCATGATAGCTAGCTCAGCCACCTTTTACGAGCCTTCAAAAACCTTGAAAAGGTTCtgctttttttaggatttttaaattttttttttttttttttttaatttgagagagagagatagagcacaagcagggagagggagaagcagactccctgatgagcagggagcctgatcccaggacgaccctgggatcatgaccctagctgaaggcagatgctttactgactcagccacccaggagcccctaaaaggTTCTGCTTTTAAAAGACTCTGAGCAGCAGATGCTTAGCTGGGGAAGCTTAGGGACCAGTGAGTATAGATACTAAGAATTAttaccaggaggaaaaaaaaaaaaaaagaattcttacgAACACTGAGCTGGCTGAGAGCTGGGGTGAGGCTGAGCCACCTGCTAGCATCACTGTTCTCACCAGTGAACCACCAGTTGAAGCCGAACACCAGGAGAAACgtgctgtgcccccccccccccccgcagtggTTGGTCAGAGCTTTGACAGGGGAGCAGGTGAGAGAGCCAAATGGCTGAGAGAAGGTGTAGGTTGCTTCAGAGGGGAGGCTTTTTCTCCCCCTAAAGCAAACAATAAAAGACATGTGGGTGAAAGCAAAATATGAGGGATTAGTTATGCTGCAAAATACAGGGCACACAGTTGAGCTGAGCTCATTATTAGACAATGCTGCCCAGTACAAAGAAGAGTGAGAAGCCAGTGTCGGTGGGGCCCCCTGAGGCCTGCACTTCTCCAAAGCTGTAGGGGGGTAGCTTCTGTGCTTTTTACATCACCTTGTAGTCTGCAGGGGAGCCTGGAAAAAGCCCGCCCTTCTTTTATTTCCCTCTGCAGCCTACACAATGGCTTTCTGTGAGAGGGCTTGGTaaggcagagcagaagggaagtgaAAGAGTTTCCAGGGTTCTTCTGGTTCCCCCTGGCCTTTGTGTAGATGGTGACCTGTGGCTTTTGCAGTGGCACACGGCTTCACACACTGGACACATAAGGCAGGCAGTGTGTACAGCAAGAGCCCGCTGACCGCCAAAAAGGGCACCATTGGCCAGAACAGGGTCGGGTTGGTGGGGAGCCGTAGTGGGAACAGCTTTATTCTCGCGGGTTAGAAATGAGCTGCAAAATTGTCCATCAGGAAGGAGAGGTCTGTGCAAAGTCAGGGAGGGGGTTACTTTCCTTTACCTGCTTTTCCCCTGGATGACCAGGATCATTTCTAGGTGTTTACTTCCATGAGAAGTTCCTCTGTGCATTTACTCCCTGATGGCCTGCGTTTGAAGGAGGAGATCATCCTCTCTTGGAAGTAAAGTTTCGAAGGGTGAAGGATCAGGAGTTCGGTAAGCTGTTTGACTGAGTTTGTTGGAATCCTTCCTTTCCCCCATGATGCTGAGGTGTAGAGAAGGGTTTCTGTGAAGTTTTAAGCATAAGAAATACTTTTCTTCCTAACAGCTCTGGATTTCTGCACAGTATGAGACCACAGCTTGGGAAGCTTTTCTGTCTAccttgtttttcagttttcactAGGGAATTCTCAGATACTGTGTTCTTCAGTTGAGTATTTATATCCTGTTTTGAAATGCTGAGTGGAGAGCATCTACTTGTTTCTACATGTTTCTTTTAGGGGAACCGAAAGGTCAGGTCCTGAGCTTTAGGGCTACCGCAGCTATTAAAAGGGGTAATAATTGTCCTCCCCTTCCTGTCTGCAGAGAATGGAGGTATTTCTGGAATTGCAGTGTAATAACAAAAGGGCCACAgctgtatactttttttttttttttttttagtctccttCAGTGGAGGGATAGACCCCAATAGCTTTGCTCATTTCGTGGGACCAGCACTGAgcttggtgcctggcacatagccaTAGGTGCTCAGAGGTTGTTGGTCGTCTGGTTGATTGTTGTGTTAGATAGAAGTAGCCCCAGTATCAGTGTGGTGTTGCTGGGGTAATCCATTTGCGTTCCCACATCCACAGCCCGCAGTCTGGTTCAGGGGAGTTGATGACTGAAGAGAACCCATGTGCAGACCACAGTCCTTCACAAGGTAAAGGACTTGGGGCCCGTCTGCCTGGTCTTTCCAGGCACTGGAAGTCCCCAGATCTATCCCCTGCAGTGCTTAGCAGGGGCAACATAGATTATGCGTCTCATCCATTGTTCCCTCTGCCCTGGCCCCATGGCCCAATACCTGCTTTCTCTACAGTTTTTGTCACACCTGTTTTACTTGCTGACAAAGTTTGTGGGTTTCTGCTGCCACAAAACCTGTGTTAAactcttttttccctccagtagctaattaaaaaaaacgcaaaaacaattttttcccccttaaccaCACACCCAGACTCCATCAGGCTGTCCATCCTCAGTGCAGAAAAAGCCATGGCTCCAAGTCCTGCACTGTGTACATAAGCCACCTGGTCAGGAAGGAGCACCTGGGCCAGACCAATTTCCATGCattctataaacatttgttaaGCAGCTATAAGGGACCAGAAAATTCCCACGCTGTTCTCTCCCTCAAGCCATTTCCAGTCATGCCAAAAAGAATCTACCTTTGTTACTGCCCTGTTTTCTTAACTTCCAGAATCTGGTTTTACAGTAGCTTACCAGTTAAACGCAATAGGATTCTAACTTCCCTTAGAATATTTT is from Mustela lutreola isolate mMusLut2 chromosome 7, mMusLut2.pri, whole genome shotgun sequence and encodes:
- the INAFM2 gene encoding putative transmembrane protein INAFM2, whose product is MKERDAAPAERGKPATYTGDKKAKMAAKTNKKWVRLATVFAYVLSVSLAAIVLAVYYSLIWQPVGAGTSGGAAGPPPGGSNATGPSGTSGAAAGPNATGSSRREAPRDAPPLQAARPMPPEPSADSPLAGPLERPRGLEEDEEEAAAAPGSR